GTTGACCCGCAGGCCCGACCTGTGCGACAGAAACGAAGGCACTTCGGCCCCGAACGTAGCCAAGCCATATCGGATGAGGTCGACAAGTTCTTGCCGGCCAAGATGATCCACGAGGTCCAATATCCCACCTGGCTGTCCAATCCAGTCATGGTAAAAAAGGACACCGGGGGATGGAGAATGTGTGTCGACTTCACCGACCTCAACAAGgcctgccccaaagattgctatcCTCTGCCAAGGATAGACGCCCTCGTCGACGCGGCGATGGGGTATGAAATCCTCTGCTTCCTAGATGCCTTCAAAGGGTATCATCAAATAGGAATGAGTGAGGAGGAACAAGAGAAAACGGCGTTCTACACCGACCGAGGTACTTATTGTTACACTACCATGCCCTTCGGGCTAAAGAACGCCGGGGCGACCTACCAAAGGCTGATCAACCGACTCTTCCAGAATCAGATCGGCCGCAATGTGGAGGCCTATGTGGATGACATCCTCGTTAAAAGCCTCGCCACTTCATCCTTTCTGACAGACGTGAGGGAAGTCTTTGGTGTCCTGCGAGACTCGAGGATGAAGCTGAATCCCAAGAAGTGCGTCTTCGGCGTCACCTCGGGAAAATTCTTGGGGTATCTGGTTTCCCACCGGGGAATCGAGGCCAACCCCGACAAGGTGAAAGCCATTCAGGACATGTCCCCACCTCGGAACATCCGAGAAGTCCAACGGCTGAATGGACGCCTGGCCGCGCTGAATCGCTTCCTGTCCCAATCAGCCGAGAAAGCTCTGCCTTTCTTTAAGGTGCTGAAGAATGCTGACCAGTTCGCCTGGACTGAGGAGTGTCAGGCTGCTTTCGACCAGCTGAAGCAGTACTTGCATCACCTACCAACACTCGCTTCACCTCGGCCCGAGGAGAagctctacctctacctctcTGCAGCCGACGAGGCTGTCAGCGCTGTGCTCATCCGAGATGAGGGCACCCAAGTGCCGGTCTACTACGTCAGCCGAGCCCTCCGCGGGCCGGAGACCCGATACACGCAAGTGGAAAAACTGGTGCTGGGGCTAGTTCACGCCGCTCGGCGGCTGAAGCCCTATTTCTTGGCTCATCCCATATCCGTCAGGACCGACCAGCCTCTCCGACAGATACTGGTTCGACCCGAGGCCTCCGGGCGCCTCACTAAATGGGCCGTCGAGTTAGGGGAGTACGACCTGTCCTATGAGCCGCGCACCGCCATAAAAGCTCAAGCCTTAGCCgacttcttggccgagctcacCTTCACGGAAGGTCCGGAGTCCACCTCCGCCATTGCCGAGGTGTCCACCCCATCCCTGTGGACATTGTATGTGGATGGATCCTCTAATGGGGACGGCAGCGGAGCTGGGCTTCTCCTGGAAGGACCTCAGGGAGAAGTGTGCTCTTACGCCCTCCGCTTTGGCTTCCCAGCCACCAATAATGAAGCCGAGTACGAGGCCTTAATCGCTGGACTCCAGCTGGCCCGAAGGCTCGGCGCCCAGCAAATCCACGTCCGCAGTGACTCCCAGCTCGTGGTACGCCAAGTTATTCGTGAGTACGAGGCCAAGGATGAGACCATGCAACGGTACCTctccaaagttcaccaactcACCGCGTACTTCGAGTCCTTCGAAATCCAAAAAATACCTCGGTCCCAGAATAAGCGAGCCGATGCCTTATCCCGGCTGGCTTCTACGTCACTCTCTGACCTCAACAAAACTGTCTTAGTGGAAGTTCTGAGTGAACCAGGATACGTGGAAGAGGTGGCCTGCCCCGTGCACTCTGAAGAAACCTGGATGACCCCGTTCATCCTTTTCTTGAGTCACGGAGCCCTTCCAGAAGACCGAGCCGAGACGAGAAAAATACAACGCAAGGCGGCTCGGTACGCTCTCCGCGATGGAGAGCTGTACAAACGCTCATACCTCGGCCCCTGGCTGAGGTGTGTCACTCCCGAGACGGGATGCCACGTCCTCCACGAGATCCATGAGGGCTTGTGCGGAGCTCACGTCGGCCACAGAATGCTAGCCAAGAAGGCTTTGCTTCTTGGATATTTCTGGCCTTCAGTTCGGCAAGACGCCCAGGACCTCGTTCTCGGCTGCCCTTCTTGCCAGGTCCACGCACCCGAACATCACCAGCCCGCAAACTTCATGGTTCCCATCACTTCACCCTGGCCATTCGAGCAATGGGGGACAGACATCATAGGTCCTTTCCCCAGAGCCGTCGGGGGTCATACCTTCCTGGTAACCGCGGTGGATTACTTcaccaaatgggttgaagccGAGCCTCTGAGGACCATCACCGGGCTGGCAATacaaaaattcttttggaaatgcATCGTCTGCCGCTTCTGCATACCTCAGGTGATCATCTCGGATAATGGGAGGCAATTTGCCGAGAACCCCTTTAAAACTTGGTGCACAAACCTTGGCATCAAACAACATTTCACTTCGGTAGGCCATCCCCAGGCCAACGGCCAAGCAAAAAACTTCAACCGAACTCTCTTGCACGGCCTCAAGACCCGACTACACCAAGCTGGAACATCCTGGGTCGAAGAACTCCCCAGTGTCCTGTGGTCTTATCGGACCACGCCAAGGTCAGCCACGCAAGAGACCCCATTCTCCTTAACCTACGGAGCCGAGGCTGTTATCCCTGCCGAGATCCTTACCCCTAGCCCTCGACTGGCAGCCTATGCCGCCGAGGTGAACGACGAAGAGAGACAGCTGGATCTCGACCTCGTCGATGAACGAAGGGACCTCGCCTCAGCCCGGATAGCCTCCTACAAGAACACGCTGGCACATTATTACAATGCCCGTGTCAGACACCGTAGATTCCAGCCTGGAGACTTGGTTCTGAGAAAAAACTCAGTCAGCCGAGCTGAACCGCAAGGGAAACTATGCCCAAAGTGGGAAGGCCCTTACCGAGTTGTGGAGTCTGACCTTAAGGGATATTGTAAACTGAGCTACCGAGATGGCTCACTAGTGCCGAGGTCTTGGCACTCCGAGAACCTCAAAATGTATTATGCTTGAATTTTTAATCAAGTTATGACTTCGGATCTTATGTTATTTTTCAACATCGGTTCTacgttattaaaaaataaagggGGACAAGCAAGGGACGAAGtcaaagcaagaaattaaagagCCGAGATGAGAAAATGGGCATTTCATTTAATGAAAGGAGAATGCATAAGAATACAAGACCAAGGTCAGGAGTGCTACTAAGCGTCTCCCACCTTAGGATCCTACTGAAATATATACGAGTCTAGACCCCAGTCTCGGCTCCCTCCCCCGTCTCGGCCCCCTCTTGGCCAGTGGCCTCCCCGTCTTCTTCCCCGCCGGGGTGAACAGCTTCTCCTCCTCGCTCCTCGGCAGCCCCCTCGCCGATGTCATCCTCCAGTTTCTTCCACTTCCACGTCCTCGAACGCTTCGTCGAGTTCAGACAGCCATTTGTTGAACTCGTCTTGAACCTCGGCCAGGTTCCTCCCGGCTCGGATGCCTTCGGCCATCCGATCGCACAGCTCCGTGGAGTTCTCGTTATAGTGAGCACTGTTCCTCAAGGACTCCAAAGCCTCGGAGGGCAGATGAGCTGCGGCCTGGTCTATGGCCGAAGTGAAGCCCAGCATGAAGGATGGCCTTGTCAGCTGGCCGAGATCCCCAATGAAGGTCTCGGACCTCCGGAAATCCTCGACGGCCGAGGTCCTCGCGCTATCAAGGGATTGTTCGTGATTCTTCTTCGCCTCCTCGGCCCTCTTCTGCTCTTCCTCAAGAGCGGACCTCAGACTGTTGGTTGTGATCTCGGCCTCCTCCCCTTTAGCCTCGGCCTCCTTGAGCTGCCTCTGAAGCTCGGATTTCTCAGACTCAGACACCACCAGCTTCTTCTTCAACTTGGCAATCTGATCTTGCAGCTTGCCGGTGTCCTGCTCCTCGAGCAACTCGCAGTACCGATGTGCCATCTCGGCCACAAAGGCTGTGTTGGAGGCCGTAGTCACCATAACGCTTTGGAGCATCTCGGCCGGGGTCAGCTTCCTTGTGAAGTCCAAGTCTCTTGGCAGAGTAGATTGCATCACCAGGTCTTGGGCGACCCGAGGATTCGAGCATCGGTCGTTGACCTTGAGCGACCAATCCGGACACCACTGCTCGCCGGAGTGAGACTTATCCTTCCCAGAAAACACTGGGGGGCTATGGTACCGGTTCCAGAGCGAAGTTGCCGTCACCGCGTTGGCCGGAGCTTTCAGCTGTTTGCCTCGGCCATGTTGAGGTGGAAGTGCCGTGGTCACCCCTAGTGCCACCCCCTCTGGTACCGAAGTGGACCCTGTGGCAGCAGCAGCCGAACTGCTCTGAGCTGCCGTGGTGGGGGTGGTCTCCTTGGCCGACGTCTTGGGAGGCTGCCCTTGTGTTTTCTTCTTGGGCGGGGGCGCCGATGTCTCGCCCGAACTCTTCCTCTTCGACCTCTTCGCCACTTCGGCACCTGAGCTCGACGTGATGATGTCGGATAATTTGGTCACTGCACAGAGAGCAAATATTATCATGTGCCTTAGCCGAAGTGAAATCAAAGCtatgaaagaaaattacaagGTATCTTGAGTTTAGTGGAGGTGAAGGGAGTCTTGTCAGGAGGGATCAAAGCTCGGCTAATTCCCCCGTCAACCAGCACGGCTTCGGGGTAGTCCAAACTATATATCCGAAGTCCCGACCCCATCAGCTTCTGGAAGTCCTCCTCCTTGGCATCCCCAGCAGAGGGATCGGCCTTCGCTTTGATTGGCCTCCACCAAAAGCCCCTGGGGAAGTCCACTTCGGACACAAAGAAGTAGTCACgcttccaattcttgattgaGCTGGGAGCGCCGACCACCAACTTCGGAATGGCATTGTTCCGATTGCCAACATAAAACCATCCCTTGTCCGTCCCGTGCGCCTTGAGGGTATAGCATCGGCGGAAGAGGTCGACAGACGGAGTCACCTCCTGATGTCGGCACAGCATCTCGAACCCAATAATGATGCGGATCGCGTTCGGGGCGAGTTGGGTAATCCTCACGCCGAAGTGACGAAGTAAGTCCCTGAAGAACCTCGACGTGGGCATCCTCAGCCCGGCCTCCAATTGTTGGACATAGATGGTCACCATGCCAATGGGGGGCTTCTCGGCTGAGTCATCCACCCCGGGCGGTGTGATCTCGTACCCCGACCGGAAAGGGTACTTGTTTATCACCTTCACGGCCCTATCTCTTCCGATGCGACTCCTAAACTTCGGCATCTTGCCGAAGTCGATGTTGGATGTATCTTCGGGAGCGACAGGCTCCAGTGCGTCCTCGTCGTGTGGTATCTCGACGCCGAGCTCCTCATCATAGGCCACTTCGGAGCCACCCTCGCTCATCTCGGATGACTCCAACTCGACGTCAACCTCCTCGCGGGTCTCCTCGGTGGATCCTTCCCCAGAGCTCGGCGTCGACCCATCAGAGCTGGACGTCGTCACTTCTACAGGATCCGGCCTCACCTCGGTTCGGTAACTCGGTGTCACGGTTTCTTTGTGGGTCTTAGCTGTTTTGGCCATGGGTGAAAGATGAGgtaagaaagaagaagaatacTTACTATTGCCTACGGAGTTGGACGAAGTTGATGACCTCGGCTTTGATCTCGGCTACTAGACCGACCTCGGCTGAAAGAACTGACCTCGGCTACGCTCGTGAACTTGCAAATCTCAGATGAAAATGAAAGGTGTGAGAAGTGCGGTGAGGGGGCCCCCCCTATTTATAAGGGTTTGGGCGGAATATGAAGAGGCGGCAAGAATGCGAAAGGACGGCCACGTTCGAACTCAGAACGTCGTGCCTCcctctctcctcattaatgCCCCGTCCTTTCGGCTGACACCCTGCACGAAACGTCCCACTACTTCACGACGCGACGGT
The genomic region above belongs to Coffea eugenioides isolate CCC68of unplaced genomic scaffold, Ceug_1.0 ScVebR1_3486;HRSCAF=4708, whole genome shotgun sequence and contains:
- the LOC113757958 gene encoding uncharacterized protein LOC113757958 — protein: MRSTRSRSGRVPSTGAGQTSGAQQDRISEEPGSQRTQPNNEDAIAKMAEFVSDNPNIFEELGRYLKRQGKEKAESSKRRPTKSPEVPSGEDSDEGRPSRSSSRRASSKATSKIASISRAFSRGLLGKRAEDPSRRPGGLATDYMRAPPFTDDINGEMVPPNFKLPNLHTYDGRGDPENHLRAFISAFRLYCVPDAVICRAFPIFLHGTARKWFWSLEPGSISSLDELIDRFIHRFVSSRPITKTSAYLLNLQQGQGESLRSYAQRFNKENVQIPDQNEQVTIAAFTNGLVAGIFNTEIHRQYPRTLRELWERVDQGIRNEDVNRMKREAQASRTGQDPRRMKDTGRGEPGPSGTSNQPRDRRSVFDRIVKGRSSTSDAELTPLNSSRTHVLAVMRQNHLGRNPPEIPGRRDKRNSNLYCAYHRDVGHETEDCNDLKREIENLIRQGYLKQFVRKDGGFNRSVSHRENRGPRRDDRRDTNMHCRGLEDRREDKQPPRDGSPGYGPNIAGVINTIAGGPTGGDSQNSRKRTYRQAEMEVAEPSSRLSEVITYGPADPVPAASSNHEALVIEVLTNNYVVKKVYVDPGSSVDVLYYRTFESLKLTREQLTPVRTPLVGFGGHVVHPEGMLTLMVTIGRHPRCRTVPVSFAVVKADSPYNMLIGRPTLNALRAVYSTYHLSFKFPTSAGVPEMSSDVGAARECYLATIQAAVTPRPSPRSEEKRPAVLSIDCIDPQKAEEPNRLEPGDEVELVVVDEAKPDQLVQVGAGLPPPLKEEMISLIKDHRDVFAWSADEVVGVPPELMTHQLNVDPQARPVRQKRRHFGPERSQAISDEVDKFLPAKMIHEVQYPTWLSNPVMVKKDTGGWRMCVDFTDLNKACPKDCYPLPRIDALVDAAMGYEILCFLDAFKGYHQIGMSEEEQEKTAFYTDRGTYCYTTMPFGLKNAGATYQRLINRLFQNQIGRNVEAYVDDILVKSLATSSFLTDVREVFGVLRDSRMKLNPKKCVFGVTSGKFLGYLVSHRGIEANPDKVKAIQDMSPPRNIREVQRLNGRLAALNRFLSQSAEKALPFFKVLKNADQFAWTEECQAAFDQLKQYLHHLPTLASPRPEEKLYLYLSAADEAVSAVLIRDEGTQVPVYYVSRALRGPETRYTQVEKLVLGLVHAARRLKPYFLAHPISVRTDQPLRQILVRPEASGRLTKWAVELGEYDLSYEPRTAIKAQALADFLAELTFTEGPESTSAIAEVSTPSLWTLYVDGSSNGDGSGAGLLLEGPQGEVCSYALRFGFPATNNEAEYEALIAGLQLARRLGAQQIHVRSDSQLVVRQVIREYEAKDETMQRYLSKVHQLTAYFESFEIQKIPRSQNKRADALSRLASTSLSDLNKTVLVEVLSEPGYVEEVACPVHSEETWMTPFILFLSHGALPEDRAETRKIQRKAARYALRDGELYKRSYLGPWLRCVTPETGCHVLHEIHEGLCGAHVGHRMLAKKALLLGYFWPSVRQDAQDLVLGCPSCQVHAPEHHQPANFMVPITSPWPFEQWGTDIIGPFPRAVGGHTFLVTAVDYFTKWVEAEPLRTITGLAIQKFFWKCIVCRFCIPQVIISDNGRQFAENPFKTWCTNLGIKQHFTSVGHPQANGQAKNFNRTLLHGLKTRLHQAGTSWVEELPSVLWSYRTTPRSATQETPFSLTYGAEAVIPAEILTPSPRLAAYAAEVNDEERQLDLDLVDERRDLASARIASYKNTLAHYYNARVRHRRFQPGDLVLRKNSVSRAEPQGKLCPKWEGPYRVVESDLKGYCKLSYRDGSLVPRSWHSENLKMYYA